The region ACTCCATGAACTGCCTGACTGAAGCACTGGGCCTGTCTCAGCCAGGTAACGGTTCGCTGCTGGCGACACACGCTGACCGTAAGCAACTGTTCCTGAATGCAGGCAAACGCATTGTTGGTCTGGCGAAGCGCTACTACGAGCAGGATGATGAGAGCGTGCTGCCACGTAACATCGCCAATAAAGCTGCTTTTGAAAATGCCATGATTCTGGATATCGCGATGGGTGGCTCCACCAATACCGTCCTGCACCTGCTGGCGTCAGCGCAGGAAGGCGAAGTGGACTTCACCATGACAGATATCGACAGGCTGTCACGCCAGGTTCCACATCTGTGTAAGGTGGCGCCGAGTACGCAGAAATACCACATGGAAGACGTACACCGTGCAGGCGGCGTGATCGGCATTCTTGGCGAGTTGGACAGAGCCGGTCTGCTGAACCGTGAAGTGAAGAACGTGCTGGGCAAAACGCTGCCGGAAACGCTGGAAGCTTATGACGTCATGCTGACACAGGATGAAAGTGTGAAAAGCATGTATTCCGCTGGCCCGGCGGGTATTCGCACGACCAAAGCATTTTCTCAGGATTGCCGCTGGGATTCACTGGATACCGATCGTCAGGAAGGCTGTATTCGTTCCCGCGAGTTTGCCTACAGTCAGGATGGTGGTCTGGCCGTGCTGTACGGCAATCTGGCAGAGAATGGTTGTATCGTGAAAACCGCTGGCGTGGATGAAGGTAGCCTGGTATTCCGCGGTCCGGCGAAAGTTTATGAAAGTCAGGATGATGCAGTAGACGCCATTCTGGGCGGTAAGGTGGTGGCGGGTGATGTGGTTGTTATTCGCTATGAAGGGCCGAAAGGCGGGCCGGGCATGCAGGAAATGCTGTATCCGACCACCTACCTGAAATCGATGGGGTTAGGTAAAAGCTGTGCGCTGATCACTGATGGGCGCTTCTCTGGCGGTACCTCTGGTCTGTCTATCGGCCATGCGTCTCCTGAAGCGGCCAGCGGCGGCACCATTGCTCTGGTACAGGATGGAGACATCATTGCGATTGATATTCCGAACCGTAGTATTGCGCTGGTTCTGGATGACAATGAGTTAGCGAGCCGCCGCG is a window of Pectobacterium punjabense DNA encoding:
- the ilvD gene encoding dihydroxy-acid dehydratase codes for the protein MPKYRSATTTHGRNMAGARALWRATGMTDNDFGKPIIAVVNSFTQFVPGHVHLRDLGKLVAEQIEASGGVAKEFNTIAVDDGIAMGHGGMLYSLPSRELIADSVEYMVNAHCADAMVCISNCDKITPGMLMASLRLNIPVIFVSGGPMEAGKTKLSDQIIKLDLVDAMIQGADPKVSDEQSDQIERSACPTCGSCSGMFTANSMNCLTEALGLSQPGNGSLLATHADRKQLFLNAGKRIVGLAKRYYEQDDESVLPRNIANKAAFENAMILDIAMGGSTNTVLHLLASAQEGEVDFTMTDIDRLSRQVPHLCKVAPSTQKYHMEDVHRAGGVIGILGELDRAGLLNREVKNVLGKTLPETLEAYDVMLTQDESVKSMYSAGPAGIRTTKAFSQDCRWDSLDTDRQEGCIRSREFAYSQDGGLAVLYGNLAENGCIVKTAGVDEGSLVFRGPAKVYESQDDAVDAILGGKVVAGDVVVIRYEGPKGGPGMQEMLYPTTYLKSMGLGKSCALITDGRFSGGTSGLSIGHASPEAASGGTIALVQDGDIIAIDIPNRSIALVLDDNELASRRAAEEARGEQAWTPHNRERQVSFALRAYASLATSADKGAVRDKSKLGG